The genomic segment ATTTAGTCATAGACTGATTCGCCTAgctatcggctgattcgcctaggcactggctgattcgcctagtcattggctgactCGCCAATTCTGTGGCTGATTCGTCCTGACACtggatatataaattatatcgatgtcgtttaggagttgattcattcctatcgactgagattcgatatatttttcaatatccagacaccgggatccctagattaggattgaGTCGAGTCCGAGTCTGAGTGTGATTCATTACgtgatattgatttatgtttcttattcgatgcatgtcatgaatatctattctatgcttttatattgtgtatatgattgcatgtatacattgtttatactgggatatatttctcaccggagttatccggctgttgtcttgttttgtatgtgtgcatgacaacaggtagggcaggaccaggatcaggaagaggatgagagattcagaattagcgtggagatccggacttagagtagagtgattttcagtacttgaccTAGCGACTGAACtttaattaagttaaataaatgttgtgcaagatttgtattattacaCTGTCACGTGTACCAGATTTATTATCttacgtttccgcacttgtatattaaaacaaaattttatgtcCCACTATTACTTAGTTGTTAACTTTGATCTTAATAACAATTAAGTgttgaattaggttcgggtccccacacaaaatgagagaaagggtcaaaaattttattaatgccatgtagttgtaatagtagtttttgtctcttccaacttcaattccatggccCTTTTTTCAATGCTATGTTCTACGACTTTAATCTCCGAATTTGACTATGTTCAAAACAACAAACATGTAATTATTACtaaggaaagttcgtgaaattattagcctagttatcaaaaagttcatatttttgttcaaaatcGAATATCGATAAATATTACGTCTGTAACACCCAGacattcgtatgcatatgatgtaaggtaatgattatgattaagtataTTCCTTATCccttttatggtttattatgatgatcgtttgggatatgtgatgtaatggtgatggtttatggtttcaagatatgatatgaatggtattAAAAGATATAGAATGAAACAGAGAATGTATGGGTAaaatagaaagttgatctttAGCCAAATAAGTAATGGAAGTGCTAAAACGGTATGaaactgtggcagtagttgtgatttttagcataatgttttgtatattgatccgaATGATGTGAGACCACTTTCATTaaaaagataagacataaggctataactttcatgttttgagttttgttcaaatcattgtggaagacaagccaaaagcgccccgaagtgtgtcgtgtgtatcgtcgttcctccagtgacacatgttgggagattgagcataactctttactcaaaccttcaaatgacatgaggctaattgtagatgcaagccaagacatagtgctacaattttcatgttaaccacttttccaaattatgataggaagaggcgtttcggaggcgatctttgatgtggctgtgcgcagagcggcgccTGAACGGTaagaaatgaccgcccgagcgccactggtTCTGAAATTTTGGTCTTGGACAATATGGTCCGAGCTAGGGCGGTagtttatgaccgcccgagcgcccaacACAGTacaaaaacgtgttttgggtATTTTAAGGCATAAAATCGGTTGAgactctcatttttctcatttccctTCTCTTCCTTTCTCTTCTCCATCGATTCTAAGCTTGGGTTCTTCATCTTATTCTTCTTCTCTCGTTCATTCAAGCAATTTATCTTCAATCCGGAGTTGGAACTTCATCTTTTTAGTGAAAGGGGCAAAGGTTAgtggtttttcttctttttcttgagTTATTGAAGATGGTGGAGTTAGGGGATGATAGTTGTGATAGATGTATTGGATTAAATGGTCATCTAATGTTATTATTTGGGTGTTGATGGTTAGTTATTggttttattgttgtaggatcatCGTCAAGTTCTAGGAAACCAAGTGctccaagtgtagtaagtggaatcatttcttaaatgcatcacatgatcctatatgtatgtgttttgatgattttatgatgctaacttttttcaaatttcattcatgatatatatatgtaaatatgtatatttggtagtgcaattatatgcatttttgaatgaaagGAGTTATACTTTAAATGATGCCTCtaatgtgtttgataaaatgcttgaatgaagttttatatgattgaatgattggattgatagtgATAGTAGAGGTGTTGCCTCTGGCAATTCTAAACCCGCaatgtaattggccaattaacgaTGGAAACATGTGATTTcttataagatgcattttatgcagaggTACATGTCCCTCCTATAAAATTCGTCTTTACGAAGAGGGTAAGCAATGAATGAACTATCTTATAAGAACTAAcaattctttaattaatcaatgaaatgaatatcatccctatgtattgttgtattatgattcttgacggatgatattaatgatgattcgacgattatgaaaatgaaatagataatgttttcaagaaaatgaaattgaggctatctattttatgtttttcaataaaatgatatatatgtatcttgttattattgattccatttgctgagttttatactcatttctgTTATGTTCATGTGATTCAGGCACACGTAAGAAAGACTGATCATCCGTTAGTTGTCGAAGCGAGAGAAGGGAATATGCCAAACTTTGGAGATAGTGGTTGGATGCTATTTTGATATGTTAAGCTTTTGGTTATTTTGGGAAACATTGAAAACcttgttttggtatttgaattagAAATATGTGTAGATACTATATTAAATGGTATCTGATGAATATGAAAATCTTTTGCATGTATTTTATGTGTTGCTTGAGACAGGCGGCATGTCCTATATGTGGGGAGATGctgcccaaatttttttaaaaattacacaTTTTctctaaattatattttaaagcttccgcactaattatgcattttagtcacgagtgttacatttagtggtatcagagcagagaTTTTTCGGACCAATGATTTGGCATATGACTTTCTCTACTGTCGACAATTCCGTATGTATGTTCCTGCATCATTTGATATAATATGGATGTGTAGCctcaataattatgatatgttatgtgtGGAAATGGTTTCAAACTATTATGTATCATAGGATCATGCCGCTTAAGCGTAAAGTATCAGAAGGGGAGGATAGTTCATCATCTAGAGTGGTTGGTGAATTTTAGCAAGTTACGGAAAGAACAGGCCAAAGTACACGGTGAGCAAATCCAGTAGCTCTTACGGATACGAAATGCAGGGGgagggagagagagagagagcaaGTGAGGCCCGAGCCCAGTAGTGAAGGCGCATACGAAATATTTCGTAAGATGAAGCCACCAGAATTTGATGGTAGCACCGATCCCATGGTCGCCTTGGAATGGGTCAAAGCTGTGGAGGCTATATATGATTACCTTcagtttgaagataaagatcgaTTCAGCTGTGCCATTTTTCTACTGACCAAGACGGCAAGGACTTGGTGGGACGCCACCAAAGTATCAATTAATGTCTCGGCACTCAAGTGGCAggagtttaaagatttattctacgACAAATATTTTCCTCGAGATTTTCAAAGTCAAAAAGTGAAGGAATTTCTAGAACTGAGGCAAGGAAATATGTCAATGCAAGAGTATATTCTCAAATTCGAAGAGGGGTGTCAGTTTGCCCCATATCTGGCCAGCAATGACATCGAAAAGGGCGAGCATTTTCTTAGAGGTGTCCGAGATCAAATTAAAAGAGACGTTCGAATGTCTAAAGCTGCTTCATATAAAGAGATTGTTGAAAAAGCAAGGATGGCCGAGCAGGACGATAAGGAAATTGAAAGAGAAAGACAGTTGAAGCACCAAGATTTTTCTACTAAAGGCCAAGGTTCTGGATGGAAAGGTAAGGCTTGTTCAGAGGCAAAGAAAAAGAGGAGCATCGACCCAAAGCTCCTATGCCACCTCCTATATATGATCGACCTGTATGTCCAAAATGTGGCAAAATGCATACAGGTGAGTGCTTTTTGGAAGTGATCGATGTTTTCGTTGTGGAGATGTTGGTCATGTTATCAAAAATTGTCCAGTGAGGGGTGAGAAAGGGAAGGATAGGGTTCAAGGTAGAATCTTCACAATGACCAAAGAAGGTGcaaatcctgattcttctgGTATATCAGGTATTATCTTAATTTCAGGCAAGGccgctattacattgattgacACTGGTGCTACGCATTCCTTTATGTCTGAAATTTTCTTGCGCTCTTTGAATGTTGTTCCATCTTTTGAACCCCTCCACTATAGTATTTTGTTGCCATCGGGAGATGAATTATGGCCTTCTAGTATTCTTAAAGGCTGTACAGTACAAGTGAATGAGGAAATCTATTTTgctgattttattattattctcatGGTGGCgtttgatgttattttgggaatggactggctatcGTCATATCGTGCCGTTATTGACTGTGTGGCTAAGATGGTGCGATTTCCTGCAAAAGATGATGATAGCGGGATTTTCCAGAGTTCAGGTATTTCGCTTGACACTCCTTATAATTCTTGTCTCAAAGCTCATGAAATGTTATCAAAGGGGTGTCAGGGGTTTTTAGCTGCTGTGATAGATGTGAATACTGAGATGACGATGAAGTTGAATGAGATTGAGGTAGTTTGGGATTTTCGTGacgtatttgcagatgatgtgcCTTGATTGCCACCTGACCGTGaagttgagtttgtgattgatgttGTTCCAGGTACTGCTCCGATTTCGAAAGCTCCTTACCGAATGGCCCTGACAGAAATGAAAGAACTGAAGAatcagttgcaggatctattagACAAAGGCTTTATTCGTCCGAGTTcttctccgtggggagctccagttttatttgtcaaaaagaaagatggatctttgcggttgtgcattgattacagagagatcaacaaagccacgatcaagaataaatatccattgccgagGATTTACGATCTCTTTGATCAACTACAGGGAGCGACAGTGTTTTCAAAGAtcgatctgcgttctggttattatCAGCTGAAAGTTAGGGAATTCGACATACCTAAaactgcattcagaaccaggtatggccattatgagttcttAGTCATGTCATTGGGTTGACGAACGCTCCATttgtcttcatggatctaatgaaccgGGTCTTCAAGCCATATCTGGATAGCTTCGTTATCGTTTTTATTGACGATAtcctgatttattccaagactcgGGAACTCCATGCCGAGCATCTCAAAACTGTATTGCAGTTATTAAGGGAAAAGCAGTTATACGCAAAGTTGaaaaagtgtgaattctggttaaaGCAAGTATCATTTCTCGGCCATATTGTTTCGAGAGACGGCATTTCAGTGGATCCCATGAAGATTGAAGCGATTAAACAATGGCCTATTCATACGGCAGTCTTCGAGATgcgtagttttcttggtttggcagtTTATTATCGACGTTTTACTGCCAATTTCTCCAAAATAGCCCTGCCATTAACCAATTTGACGAGGAAAgcggtgaagtttgagtggacaAACGAGTGCCAACACGGATTTCAAGTGTTGAAAGACAAGTTGACATCAGCTCCTATCCTAGCACTTCCGTGTGGTACTgaagattttattatttacaCTGATGCGTCAAAGATGGGACTTGGAGCTTTACTaatgcagcgtgggaaagtaATCGCTTATgtttctcgtcagttgaaggattacgagaagaattatcccaccCACGATCTTGAGTTGGCTGCAGTGGTCTTCgcattgaaaatatggaggcattatctgtatgacAAGAAATATGAAGTTTTCACagatcacaagagcttgaaatatctattttctcaTAAGGAACttaatatgcggcagaggaggtggttagaacttgttaaagattatgatgtgaccatTAACTACCACCCAGGTAAAGCAAACATTGTTGCAAATGCTTTGAGTCGCAAGTCAGTTTCTTCTTTGAGCTTGttgattcagaagccgttgttATTGGATCTTCAGAGGAGCGAGATCGCTATGGTAGAGCAAGGGACCATAGCTAGACTTTCAGCTTTGGTTATTTGACCTACGTTGACAGATAGGATACGATAGGAGCAACCTAATGACAATCAGTTGATGGAATTGCGATCCAAAGCCGATGAGAAAGGAAATACAGAGTTTATGATGAACACTGATGATTTATTAACGTTTAGAGGTCGGATATGTGTTCCCAGTGGTGATGACATTCGACGGGATGTTTTGACAGAGgctcataccgcgccatactcgatacatccaggtagtaccaaaTTGTATCAAGATCTCCGACGtctctactggtggccaggtatgaaaagtGATATTGCAAAGTTCATATCCGAATGTTTAACATGTCAGCAGGTAAAGATTGAGCATTAAAGACCTGCTGGAACTTTGCAATCCCTCCCAATACCtcagtggaagtgggagcacaTCACTATGGACTTCGTAACGGGACTTCCAAGAACACCAAAGGGTTACAactccatctgggtgattgttgataggTTAACCAAGTCTGCTCATTTTCTTCCGGTCAAGACAACGTTTACAATGAACCAGTATGCTGAAGTCTATGTAGCTGAgattgtgagacttcatggtatttCTGTGTCagttgtatctgatcgtgacccaaggtttacttctgaattctgaaagagcttgcacagagccttgggcatcaggttggcttttagcacagcttatcatcctcagagtgacggggagtcagagagggtgattcagattcttgaagaTATGCTACGAGCCTGCACGATTGACTTTCCTagtagctgggattctaaattgccacTTGCGGaatttacatataacaatagttatcaggcAACGATTGGTATGGCAtcatacgaggcattgtatggcagGAAATGTAGGTCACCGTTGaactgggatgaagtcggtgaaagaaagatgttaggaccagaattggtccaacagacaacTGATGTGATTACTTTAATCCAggacagaatgaagacggcccaaaccagacagaaaagttatgccgaTAACCGAAGGAGGCCTTTGGAGTTTGAAGTTGGAGATCATGTTTTTATCAAAATTGCTCCTCTCAAAGGGGTAATGGGAAGAAAGGTAACCTAAGCCCAAGATTTATCGGcccatttgaaattctggatAGGATAGAGAAAGAGCATATCATCTAGCCTTACCGCCGGACTTGGATAGAGTACACAATGTATTTCACGTCTCAATGCTCAGTAAGTACATTTCGAACCCTTCCCATGTTCTCAGACATGAAGCGTTGGATCTGATGCCGAACTTGACTTATCAAGAAGTACCAATCCATATTTTAGATCGCAAGGTTAAAGTAATAAGGAATAAGGATATCGGCATTATTAAGATTCTTTTGCGTAATCAGTTGGTTGAAGAAGCAACGTGGGAACCAGAGAAGGAAATGAAGCAGCGATATCCTGATTTATTTTCGAAGTAATGGCAATTTCGGGGAAGAAATTTCTAAAGGAGGGAGAATTATAACGCCCAGacattcgtatgcatatgatgtaaggtaatgattatgattaagtatgttGCTTATTccttttatgatttattatgatgatcGTTTGGGATATGTGATGTAATGCTGATGATTTATGGTTTCaagatatgatatgaatggtattGAATGATATATAATGAAACAGAAAATGTATGGGTAaaatagaaagttgatctttAGCCAAATAAGTAATGGAGGTTCTAAAACGGTATGAAACTGTGgtagtagttgtggtttttagcataatattttgtatattgatccgaATAATGTGAgaccactttcattagaaagataagacataaggctataactttcgtgttttgagttttgttcaaatcattgtggaagacaagccaaaagcgccccgaagtgtgtcgtgtgtatcgtcgttcctccagtgacacatgttgggagattgcgcataactctttactcagaactcaaatgacatgaggccgattggagatgcaagccaagacatagagcaacaactttcatgtttaccacttttccaaattatgatgggaagaggcgtttcggaggtGATCTTTGATGTGGCTGTGTgcagagcggcgcccgagcggtaagaaatgaccgcccgagcgccactggttttaaaattttggtcTTGGACAGTATGGTCCACGCTAGGGCGGTAGTTTATGACCGCCTGAGCGCCCAGCACAGTacaaaaacgtgttttgggtATTTTAAGGCATAAAATCGGTTGAgactctcatttttctcatttccctTCTCTTCCTTTCTCTTCTCCATCGATTCTAAGCTAGGGTACTTCATCTTATTCTTCTTCTCTCATTCATTAAgcaattaatcttcaatccgGAGTTGGAACTTCATCTTTTTAGTGAAAGTGGCAAAGGTAAgtggtttttcttcttgttcttgagttattgAAGATGGTGGAGTTAGGGGATGATAGTTGTGATAGATGTATTGGGTTAAATGGTCATCTAATGTTATTATTTGGGTGTTGATGGTTAGTTAttgggtttattgttgtaggatcatCGTCAAGTTCTACGAAACCAAGTGctccaagtgtagtaagtggaatcatttcttaaatgcatcacatgatcccatatatatgtgttttaatgattttatgatgctaactcctttcaaattccattcatgatatatatatgtaaatatgtatatgtggtagtgcaattatatgcatttttgaatgaaagGAGTTATACTTTAAATGATGTCTCTAATgtatttgataaaatgcttgaatgaatttttatatgattgaatgattggattgatagtgatagtagcggtgttgcctctggcaattctaaatccgcaatgtaattagccaattaacgatgaaaacatgtgctctcatataagatgcattttatgcagaTGCACATGTCCCTCCTATAAAATTCGTTTTTACGAAGAGGGTAAGCAATGAATGAACTATCTtataagaactatcaattcttcggttaatcaatgaaatgaatatcatccctatgtattgttgtattatgattcttgacggatgatattaatgatgattcgacgattatgaaaatgaaatagataatgttttcaagaaaatgaaattgaggctatccattttatgtttttcaataaaatgatatatatgtatattgttagtattgattccatttgctgagttttatactcattccagttatgttcatgtgatgcaggcacaGGTAAGAAAGACTGATCATCCCTGAGTTGTCGAAGCGAGAGAAGGGAATATGCCAAACTTTGGAGATAGTGGTTGGATGCTATTTTGATATGTTAAGCTTTtggttattttgggaaatattGAAAACcttgttttggtatttgaattagAAATATGTGTAGATACTATATTAAATGGTATCTGATGaatatgaaaattttttttatatattttatgtgTTGCTTGAGACAGGTAGCATGTCCTATTTGTGGGGAGATGCttcccaaatttttttaaaaattacaccttttttccaaattatattctaaacctTCCGCACTAATTATGCATTTTAGTCACGAGTGTTACAACgcctcggcgtataaaatcacctcaaaactccttattttcctaaatatcataaagcatcacccttattttaaataattaaaaacaattatttaataaatatatttttcatttttcagccctcggtctccgttcctcgatcgtatctcgaataaccttttaaaaatgcAGTTTTATGCATTGAAGTAAAAAACTACTTCATAACCATATAACATAACaagcataattaatttaagcaattaaaatcatttaattcaccattttcttttttccctagatttgcatgcggTTGAATTACATCAtcttatttttggaccttacaatttctctctcccttaaataaaatttcgtcttcgaaattAGAACTTGCCGAATAACTCCGAGTAGCGACTTTTCATGtctctctcggtttcccaagtagcttcttcctccgagtgatttagccatttgactttgatcATGGGTATGACTTTGCTTCgtagtcttctttcttgccttcccaAGATTTGTATGGGTCTTTTTTCATAAGTCATGTTTGGAGCCAATTGCAGTGGTTCATAATgtagtacatgtgaagggtttgacatgtactttcgcagcatcgagatgtggaacacaCCCCAGATAGCATTGGTGGTAGCaccactctataggctagtgttctaACCCTtaccaaaatctcaaatggccctatgaatcttggactaagtttgtCTTTCCTACCAAATCGCATAATACCCTTCACAGGcgctattttcacaaacacatgGTCTCCCACTTCAAACTCAAGCTCTCTTCGTCGCTTGTCGGCATAAATTTTATGTCAGCTTTGTGCAATCTTCATCCTTTCTCGGACTTTGACTACTAGCTCGGCTGTTTGTTCGATCAAGTCGGGACCAATTTCCCTTCTTTCGTCAACCTCGTCCTAATGAATAggtgatctacatttccttccatatagtgtctcgtatggagccatccctatcgatgattgatagctattattgtaggtaaactccactaaagATAATTAAGACCCCCAACTTCCTttgaaatcgatcacacatgctcgaagtagatcctccaatatttgaataactctttcgGACCGACCATCGGTTTGAagatggaatgttgtactgaataataatttagtctccatcgctgcatgcagactcttccaaaaagatgatgtaaatcttgaatctctgtcagaaacaatagatacaggaatcccatgcaaatgaactatctctcgaatatacaaaTCGGCAAACTATTTCATAATGAATttcgtcttgataggtagaaaatgcgttGATTTCTTAAGACGATCCagtatcacccatatagcattaaatCCCTTGATACTCCTcggcaatcctacaacaatgtccatagtgatattttcccatttccacttgggaataggaagtggcttaagttttCCTACTGGCCTCTGATCCTCTGCTTTTACTTATTGACATGTCAagcattcagatacaaatcgcAGGATATCACGATTCATGTCcgaccaccaatataataattgCAAGTCTTTATACATATTCGTTCTTctaggatgaatggaatatgtcgAGTCATGATCTTTCTTCATATTGAGCTCCCTCAAAgagtcgtcactaggaacccataaacgatatcgataacgaactatactatccacctcagaatacaacttccggcccttggcttcatctctcactCTCTatttttgcaattgctcatcagtagactgtcccTCACGGATTTTATCTCTCAATGTCGACTGTACTGACaaggtggcaagattaggggcctcgcccctagcatatactgtaagctcaaaccgctgaatctcagactgtggtggtctttgaagtgataattgagtaataactGCTACCATTCGATTCAATGCGTCCGCCACTATATTAGCTTttctggatggtagctaatgtcacagtcgtagtctttcaccaactctAGACATcgtcgctgtctcatattcaactcttttaatgtgaagaagtatttcaaacttttatggtcggtgaaaatcttACACTTCTCctcatataagtaatgtctccaaatcttcaaggcaaataccactgctgcaaactctagatcatgagtggggtaatttTTCTCGTGAATCTCCAACTGTCTCAACGCATAGGTTATAACTCGATCATTCTGCATCAGAATTGCACCCAAACCAAGTttcgaagcgtcggtataaagaacatactctccttgcctgATGGCATCAATaatactggcgctgaaatcaaagcttgcttcaactttTCAAAACTGTTTTGGCACTCAGATCTCCATACAAAcattgcattcttctttgtcaaggcggtcatgagTACCGCGatagatgagaatccttgaataaactttCAATAATAGCCacctagtcccaagaaactatgGATCTCGGTTATGCTCTTCGGTACGGGCCATTCTTTTACTGCCtctactttactcggatcaacctccactccatctctagaaatgatgtggcctaagaacgccactctatcgagccaaaactcacacttgctgaactttgcaaaCAACTTCCTATCTTGCAATACTTGCAGTGTTGTCCTCAAAtgccgactatgctcctctttattcttcgaatagatcaaaatatcatcaatgaagactatgacaaattgatccagatacggctgaaatacgcgattcatgagattcatgaaaatcgctggcgcattggtcaacccaaatggcatgacaaaaaacacataatgcccatatcgagttctgaacagtgtcttatgaacatcagaCTCTTTTACTtccaactgatggtatccaaaacgaagatttatctttgagaataacgatgctccttgcaattgataaaataagtcttcaattcttggtagaggatatttattctttatagtgactctattcagctctcgataatcgatgcaaagtcgcatactaccatccttcttctttacaaaaaaTACTGGTGCACCCCATGGAGAACAGCTTGGGtgaatgaaacccttgtctaatgattcttggatttgatcttttaattctttaatttctgTGGACGCTACACGGTAGGGTGCTTTAGAAATTGATGcgcggcatcaactcaatagaaaattccaccccACAGTCTAGTGGAATGCCAGAGACATCCTCAGGAAAGatgctaggaaaatctctgacgaTATCAACATCCTCTAGTTTCTAACTGTCGGGAACATGTGCTGAattgacacatgctagaaaagcttggcatcctcgtctcataagtttcctcgcCCACATACaaaagataatgtgcggcatttgctttcacaacctcaaagacaaaagattccTCAGTAGACGGTCGAAATAGACACTGATCTCTGTCAAAAATCTATCGAAGATCCATTCaatgataaccaatccataccaaGTATAATGTGAAATTCAGGCATAGGGAGTACGATAAAATCTGTCTGAACCACATCTTTTTGCAAACGAACctccagattcttcacaataCTAGACGTGAtcatttgatcaccggaaggaatagaaactttgaaacccaattCCATATCTTCAGGAAAGATATTCAGTCGCTTGATGAatgtttcagatatgaaagagtgtgtagctcccaaATC from the Primulina tabacum isolate GXHZ01 chromosome 8, ASM2559414v2, whole genome shotgun sequence genome contains:
- the LOC142554614 gene encoding uncharacterized protein LOC142554614, producing MKPPEFDGSTDPMVALEWVKAVEAIYDYLQFEDKDRFSCAIFLLTKTARTWWDATKVSINVSALKWQEFKDLFYDKYFPRDFQSQKVKEFLELRQGNMSMQEYILKFEEGCQFAPYLASNDIEKGEHFLRGVRDQIKRDVRMSKAASYKEIVEKARMAEQDDKEIERERQLKHQDFSTKGQGSGWKVRGEKGKDRVQGRIFTMTKEGANPDSSGISGIILISGKAAITLIDTGATHSFMSEIFLRSLNVVPSFEPLHYSILLPSGDELWPSSILKGCTVQVNEEIYFADFIIILMVAFDVILGMDWLSSYRAVIDCVAKMVRFPAKDDDSGIFQSSGISLDTPYNSCLKAHEMLSKGCQGFLAAVIDVNTEMTMKLNEIEGATVFSKIDLRSGYYQLKVREFDIPKTAFRTSFVIVFIDDILIYSKTRELHAEHLKTVLQLLREKQLYAKLKKCEFWLKQVSFLGHIVSRDGISVDPMKIEAIKQWPIHTAVFEMRSFLGLAVYYRRFTANFSKIALPLTNLTRKAVKFEWTNECQHGFQVLKDKLTSAPILALPCGTEDFIIYTDASKMGLGALLMQRGKVIAYVSRQLKDYEKNYPTHDLELAAVVFALKIWRHYLYDKKYEVFTDHKSLKYLFSHKELNMRQRRLTKSAHFLPVKTTFTMNQYAEVYVAEIVRLHGISVSVVSDRDPSYQATIGMASYEALYGRKCRSPLNWDEDRMKTAQTRQKSYADNRRRPLEFEVGDHVFIKIAPLKGVMGRKDRERAYHLALPPDLDRVHNVFHVSMLSKYISNPSHVLRHEALDLMPNLTYQEVPIHILDRKVKVIRNKDIGIIKILLRNQLVEEATWEPEKEMKQRYPDLFSK